From Diadema setosum chromosome 5, eeDiaSeto1, whole genome shotgun sequence, the proteins below share one genomic window:
- the LOC140228278 gene encoding late histone H2B.L4-like: MAPKGAVSKGEKKAGKAKALASAVSAGKKRRRRRMESYNIYIYKVLKQVHPDTGISSKAMSIMNSFVNDIFERIASESSRLAQYNKKNTISSREVQTAVRLLLPGELAKHAVSEGTKAVTKYTTSR, from the exons ATGGCACCAAAGGGGGCAGTAAGTAAAGGTGAGAAGAAAGCCGGGAAGGCGAAGGCTCTGGCTTCAGCCGTGTCCGCGGGAAAGAAGAGGAGGCGTCGCCGTATGGAATCCTACAATATCTACATCTACAAAGTCCTGAAACAG GTCCATCCTGATACCGGCATCTCCAGCAAAGCCATGTCGATCATGAACAGCTTTGTGAATGACATCTTCGAGCGGATCGCCTCAGAGTCCTCTCGCCTGGCACAGTACAACAAGAAGAACACCATTAGCAGTCGCGAG GTCCAGACGGCAGTCCGTCTTCTCCTCCCGGGAGAGCTGGCCAAGCACGCCGTCTCAGAGGGCACCAAGGCAGTCACCAAGTACACCACGTCACGGTAA